One genomic window of Hypanus sabinus isolate sHypSab1 unplaced genomic scaffold, sHypSab1.hap1 scaffold_592, whole genome shotgun sequence includes the following:
- the LOC132389535 gene encoding keratin, type I cytoskeletal 19-like encodes MSRPSMASRSMIGTSSSMRGSSMSGFGQGRISSSRVSSYGMGSSLGAGLGMSSGLMSVFGGGFGGGLGSAGLGGGFGSGGSFSMSSSSSSALTNEKQTMQSLNDRLAVYLEKVRTLEKGNAELELQIREFYQQAGPSTRDYSEYWATINSLRDQINDLILANSGIMLQLDNSKLAAEDFKTKFETELAIRMSVENDINGLRMMLDNLTLERSELEGDIENLKEELIYLRKNHEEELRSLRSQMSGNVSVDVKDDNSMDLLKILADTRKKYEAMVNQQKAETDEWYKQEIVTKQQEMAVNEGAIDGEKSRLTELRRSCQGLETELSTLQSIIASLERNLDEVDMRFGGERDKLQMTINGLEAELGAIRAKLVSMSAEYEQLLNIKSRLEAEIETYRRLLGGFGSKSSGQVSSSSTVTRTVVSEERQPIVSTKTKTITVVEKVVDGRVVSSQVEEKS; translated from the exons ATGTCGCGTCCGTCCATGGCGTCCCGGAGCATGATCGGGACCTCCTCAAGCATGCGGGGAAGCAGTATGTCCGGCTTCGGCCAGGGCCGCATTTCCAGCAGTCGAGTCTCCAGCTACGGCATGGGTTCGTCCCTGGGCGCCGGCCTGGGAATGAGCTCCGGCCTGATGTCCGTGTTCGGCGGCGGGTTCGGCGGTGGTCTGGGCAGCGCTGGGCTGGGCGGCGGGTTCGGCAGCGGGGGGAGTTTCAGcatgtcctcctcctcctcctccgccTTGACCAACGAGAAGCAGACCATGCAGTCGCTGAACGACCGGCTGGCGGTGTACTTGGAGAAGGTGCGCACCCTGGAGAAGGGCAACGCCGAGCTGGAACTTCAGATCCGGGAGTTTTACCAACAGGCCGGGCCCTCCACCCGCGACTACAGCGAGTACTGGGCCACCATCAACAGCCTCCGCGACCAG ATCAACGACTTGATCCTCGCCAACTCCGGAATCATGCTTCAGCTGGACAACTCCAAACTGGCGGCGGAAGACTTCAAGACCAA GTTTGAAACTGAGTTGGCCATCAGGATGTCCGTTGAGAACGATATCAACGGTCTGCGCATGATGTTGGACAACCTGACCCTcgagaggagtgagctggaggGAGATATCGAGAACCTGAAAGAGGAGCTCATTTACCTCAGGAAAAACCATGAAGAA gaactcaggagcctGAGGTCTCAGATGTCTGGGAACGTCTCTGTCGATGTCAAAGATGACAACTCCATGGACTTGCTCAAGATCCTGGCAGACACTCGGAAGAAATATGAAGCCATGGTCAACCAGCAGAAGGCAGAGACCGACGAATGGTACAAACAGGAG ATTGTGACCAAGCAACAAGAGATGGCAGTCAACGAGGGTGCCATCGACGGCGAGAAGTCCAGGCTCACTGAGCTGAGGCGCAGCTGTCAGGGGCTGGAAACCGAGCTGAGCACACTGCAGAGTATT ATCGCCTCTCTGGAGAGAAACCTGGACGAGGTTGATATGCGCTTCGGCGGAGAGAGGGACAAGCTGCAGATGACCATCAACGGGCTGGAAGCGGAGCTCGGGGCGATCCGCGCCAAACTCGTGTCGATGAGCGCGGAGTACGAGCAGCTCCTGAACATAAAGAGCAGACTGGAGGCGGAAATTGAGACCTATCGCCGGCTGCTGGGCGGCTTCGG GAGCAAGTCTTCAGGCCAGGTGTCAAGCTCATCAACTGTTACGAGGACGGTGGTCAGTGAGGAAAGAC